A genome region from Candidatus Methylomirabilota bacterium includes the following:
- a CDS encoding phosphotransferase, giving the protein MPFEVECAVGGARRRLVAARTRVAQGFGHDYPADRAWQALYAHTAYNSFPSHVRSLDVGFIRKSGALVSAGDATEFFQLVEKAEGRLYWLDLERLLAEPLHELDRARARELGCFLARAHATKRDEPTLYERRIRELVAHGECLMGILDSYPHPYPPLPPQACEALEHGAISWRWRLRGRAHRLSCVHGDFHPWNLLFRAGVEFSALDRSRGEWGEPADDVSALGINYLFFGLRKAAREGGQGAAEPFLTLFKLFLDAYLHDSRDEELLEVMPPFLAFRALVIGHPRWYPTLPPGVREALLGFARTLMAGGPVAAADIPALLGGRA; this is encoded by the coding sequence GTGCCCTTCGAGGTCGAATGCGCCGTGGGCGGCGCGCGGCGTCGCCTGGTGGCGGCGCGCACGCGCGTTGCGCAAGGCTTCGGCCACGACTATCCGGCCGATCGCGCCTGGCAGGCCCTCTACGCCCACACCGCCTACAACAGCTTCCCGTCGCACGTGCGAAGCCTGGACGTCGGCTTCATCCGGAAATCGGGTGCGCTCGTCTCCGCCGGCGATGCCACCGAGTTCTTCCAGCTCGTGGAGAAGGCGGAGGGCCGGCTCTACTGGCTGGATCTCGAGCGACTCCTGGCCGAGCCCCTGCACGAGCTCGACCGGGCTCGCGCCCGGGAGCTGGGCTGCTTCCTCGCGCGAGCCCACGCGACCAAGCGCGACGAGCCCACGCTCTACGAGCGCCGGATCCGTGAGCTGGTCGCACACGGCGAGTGCTTGATGGGCATTCTCGATAGCTATCCGCATCCATACCCGCCGCTGCCGCCGCAGGCGTGCGAGGCCCTCGAGCACGGCGCGATCTCCTGGCGGTGGCGGCTGCGTGGGCGCGCTCATCGCCTCTCCTGCGTCCACGGCGACTTCCATCCATGGAACCTCCTGTTCCGCGCGGGCGTCGAGTTCTCCGCTCTCGATCGCAGTCGCGGGGAGTGGGGCGAGCCGGCGGACGACGTGAGCGCGCTCGGCATCAACTATCTCTTCTTCGGGCTCCGGAAGGCCGCTCGGGAGGGCGGGCAGGGGGCCGCCGAGCCGTTCCTGACCTTGTTCAAGCTCTTTCTCGACGCCTATCTGCATGACAGCCGCGACGAGGAGCTTCTCGAGGTCATGCCACCATTTCTCGCCTTTCGCGCGCTGGTCATCGGGCACCCGCGCTGGTATCCGACGCTTCCCCCGGGCGTCCGCGAGGCACTGTTGGGCTTCGCCCGCACCCTGATGGCAGGAGGGCCGGTGGCAGCGGCCGATATACCCGCGCTGCTCGGAGGTCGCGCGTGA
- a CDS encoding iron ABC transporter permease, with the protein MRTTPSEGIARARSWWPGPRFVSLLVGGGAAILVLYPIAYLIQASLSVGDPQARPPEAYGLDNFTGLGRYAHILGNTLQVAAVATVLAVVVGFVMGWILSRTNVPGRAALEQLMAMPYYVTPLMGALAWAIIASPNSGFVNQLWRGLGGEGHLIDINTWWGIAWVMALFEGSVAFVMIGAVMKSMDPSMEEASQVLGAGRTRTMLRITLPLVLPGVLGAAVYVFAEMLGSFSAALVLGLPARFYVVTTAMYQMVSQYPPRFPTAAAMGVSLFVVMFGMVWIYRRIISAGSYVTITGKAFRPRVMDVGSLRWPFLAICVAYLAVAVILPVLTILYASFQHLTAAAPGLRNLTLTNYATALSLDAVRSALWNSLLLGFATASIGIPLMGFLSWLIYRSRLPGAGVIEYLLMFPQAVPRLVFAFGMMWAWLVFPLPIYGTLWLLLIAYLTVFLPLGLRTISGVILQIDRSLEECAQMCGATWGYRLRTVTIPLLKPGLVAAWLLLFIASVRELGASILLMGPKSKVITPAIVESWFSTSTELAAAMALLQTLAVAFALAIMFAVARRAVQAGGE; encoded by the coding sequence GTGAGGACCACGCCCTCGGAAGGAATTGCGCGGGCCCGGTCCTGGTGGCCGGGCCCGCGGTTCGTCAGCCTGCTGGTCGGGGGCGGCGCGGCGATCCTCGTCCTCTACCCGATCGCGTACCTCATCCAGGCCTCGCTGAGCGTCGGCGACCCTCAGGCCCGGCCGCCCGAGGCGTACGGCCTCGACAACTTCACCGGGCTCGGCCGCTACGCTCACATCCTCGGCAACACCCTGCAGGTCGCCGCGGTGGCCACCGTGCTCGCCGTGGTGGTCGGATTCGTGATGGGTTGGATTCTCTCGCGCACGAACGTCCCGGGTCGCGCCGCCCTGGAGCAGCTCATGGCGATGCCGTACTACGTGACCCCGCTGATGGGCGCCCTGGCGTGGGCAATCATCGCCTCGCCCAACAGCGGCTTCGTCAATCAGCTCTGGCGCGGGCTGGGCGGCGAGGGTCACCTGATCGACATCAACACGTGGTGGGGCATCGCCTGGGTGATGGCTCTGTTCGAGGGCTCAGTGGCCTTCGTCATGATTGGCGCCGTGATGAAGTCGATGGACCCTTCGATGGAGGAAGCTTCTCAGGTCCTCGGCGCCGGCCGCACGCGCACGATGCTGCGCATCACGCTGCCGCTCGTCCTGCCCGGCGTGCTCGGGGCCGCGGTGTACGTCTTCGCCGAGATGCTGGGGTCGTTCTCGGCCGCGCTGGTGCTGGGGCTCCCTGCCCGCTTCTACGTCGTGACCACCGCCATGTATCAGATGGTGTCGCAGTACCCGCCGCGTTTCCCCACCGCCGCGGCCATGGGTGTGTCGCTGTTCGTCGTGATGTTCGGGATGGTGTGGATCTACCGTCGCATCATCAGCGCGGGCAGCTACGTGACGATCACCGGCAAGGCGTTCCGGCCGCGCGTCATGGACGTGGGCTCGCTGCGCTGGCCGTTCCTCGCCATCTGCGTCGCCTATCTGGCGGTGGCGGTGATCCTGCCCGTGCTCACTATCCTGTACGCCTCGTTCCAGCACCTGACCGCGGCGGCGCCCGGGCTCCGCAACCTCACGCTGACCAACTACGCCACCGCGCTCTCGCTGGACGCGGTGCGCTCGGCGCTGTGGAACAGCCTGCTGCTGGGCTTCGCGACCGCGAGCATCGGCATTCCCCTGATGGGCTTTCTCTCGTGGCTGATCTACCGCTCACGGCTGCCCGGCGCTGGGGTCATCGAATACCTGCTCATGTTTCCCCAGGCGGTGCCGCGTCTCGTCTTCGCCTTCGGGATGATGTGGGCGTGGCTGGTGTTCCCGCTTCCCATCTACGGCACGCTGTGGCTCCTCCTGATTGCCTACCTGACCGTGTTCCTGCCCCTGGGGCTGCGAACGATCTCGGGCGTCATCCTCCAGATCGACCGCTCGCTGGAGGAATGCGCCCAGATGTGCGGCGCGACCTGGGGCTATCGCCTGCGCACGGTCACCATACCGCTGCTCAAGCCCGGGCTGGTGGCGGCATGGCTCCTGCTGTTCATCGCCAGTGTCCGTGAGCTGGGGGCGTCGATCTTGCTCATGGGGCCCAAGTCCAAGGTCATCACGCCCGCGATCGTCGAGTCGTGGTTCTCGACGAGCACGGAGCTCGCGGCGGCCATGGCGCTTCTGCAGACGCTCGCGGTGGCCTTCGCCCTGGCGATCATGTTCGCGGTGGCCCGCCGCGCCGTCCAGGCCGGAGGCGAGTGA
- a CDS encoding ABC transporter ATP-binding protein, producing MSQASIEVRDLVVRYGAVHAVRGVTFTVGAGEHLTLLGPSGCGKTTTLRAIAGLERPTSGEIRIGGTAVFAKNVNIPAERRGLSMVFQSYAIWPHMSVFDNVAYGLRVRKRPEAEVTARVREALDLVQLGDLGARSASKLSGGQQQRVALARAFVFSPSVLLFDEPLSNLDAKLRAEMRVELKELQRRLDITSVYVTHDLEEALAISDRIIVMRDGVIEQVGTPGEIYDRPRNTFVADFVGSANLIRGRRRPDLERDGLVVLETAGGALVHGISAGRPAEAEGLMAVRTVRCRLDLARPAASVNAWSARIRQRVFQGDFTQYHVDWEGRTLIVRLAAAEPLAEGDEVYVSVDPRYCVLLEE from the coding sequence GTGAGCCAGGCCTCCATCGAAGTGCGCGACCTGGTTGTGCGTTACGGCGCCGTCCACGCGGTCCGGGGCGTGACCTTCACCGTGGGCGCCGGCGAGCACCTCACCCTGCTCGGCCCCTCGGGATGCGGCAAGACGACCACGCTGCGGGCCATCGCGGGGCTCGAGCGGCCGACGTCGGGCGAGATTCGCATCGGCGGGACCGCCGTCTTCGCGAAGAATGTGAACATTCCGGCGGAGCGCCGCGGGTTGTCGATGGTCTTCCAATCCTATGCCATCTGGCCCCACATGAGTGTGTTCGACAACGTGGCGTATGGCCTGCGCGTGCGGAAGCGGCCCGAGGCGGAAGTGACCGCCCGGGTGCGGGAGGCGCTGGACCTCGTCCAGCTCGGCGATCTCGGCGCGCGCAGCGCCTCGAAGCTCTCCGGCGGGCAGCAGCAGCGCGTGGCGCTGGCGCGGGCCTTCGTGTTCTCGCCGTCGGTGCTGCTGTTCGACGAGCCGCTGTCCAACCTCGACGCCAAGCTGCGCGCCGAGATGCGCGTGGAGTTGAAGGAGCTGCAGCGCCGGCTGGACATCACGTCGGTCTACGTGACCCACGATCTCGAAGAAGCGCTGGCCATCTCCGATCGCATCATCGTGATGCGCGACGGCGTGATCGAGCAGGTCGGCACGCCTGGCGAGATCTACGACCGACCGCGCAACACGTTCGTGGCCGACTTCGTGGGCTCGGCCAATCTGATCCGCGGCCGCCGCCGGCCTGACCTCGAGCGCGATGGGCTCGTGGTGCTGGAAACCGCCGGCGGAGCGCTCGTGCACGGCATCTCGGCCGGCCGACCGGCTGAGGCCGAGGGGCTCATGGCCGTTCGCACGGTGCGTTGTCGTCTCGATCTCGCGCGTCCGGCGGCGTCCGTCAACGCGTGGTCGGCGCGGATCCGGCAACGCGTGTTTCAGGGCGACTTCACGCAGTACCACGTGGACTGGGAGGGCCGGACGCTCATCGTGCGCTTGGCCGCCGCGGAGCCCCTGGCCGAAGGCGACGAAGTGTACGTGAGCGTCGACCCGCGATACTGCGTGCTGCTGGAGGAGTGA
- a CDS encoding PAS domain S-box protein gives MPSWVSRNRMGLAFSLAAGLLLGIGVIAFSAGRLLVEYEGVQHTTQILTELDAVLSGVTDAETGQRGFIITGNEQYLAPYLAATGATEAHLEALNALTSDNFRRRQLLDSLTPLIADKFQELRETIQLRREGSADAAIQRIQTGRGLRLMREIRSTVTVMKSQDRELLIAQSRRHAEQARQIFLALATLTLITLLVLGALIVETRRRAREMRSTRDALQTQVVEHEQTRSLLASLVRSSEDAVIGIGLDGRVISWNPAAERMFGPAERDMAGRPIDAFLDGIGADVVSALARVQSERRPEQLQVDHRGPAGRRARLLLTVSPIREMDQAVVGTSIVGHDITARTQMEAALRRTEGTSRAFFEAASESIVVADAGGHIVLVNAKTEEMFGYVRQELIGQPIELLVPHRHRASHVAHREAYMRAPRARAMGRGLDLSGVKKNGVEFPVEVSLSYVTIDEGTLAIAFVTDISERQAYQRAARQSDKLAALGTLSAGVAHEINNPIGIIISRVEVMMLEAADDALAPEMRKDLEVILRQARRVATITQGLLSFARQSTGSHGPVALNQVVEDIVQLAQKDMSRSRVTVSTALNADLPAIIADANAIGQVLLNLLTNARNAMPDGGSITIETALVQEGRSIRVAVRDTGSGIPPEVQPRIFDPFFTTRADGTGLGLAISHGIMADHRGTIEVSSEPGKGTLFTLTFPVDAPVGS, from the coding sequence ATGCCATCTTGGGTCTCCCGCAACCGGATGGGCCTCGCGTTCTCCCTTGCCGCCGGGCTCCTCCTGGGGATTGGCGTCATCGCCTTCAGCGCCGGGCGACTGCTGGTCGAGTACGAAGGCGTTCAACACACCACCCAGATCCTCACCGAGCTGGACGCCGTCCTGTCCGGAGTCACCGACGCGGAGACCGGCCAGCGAGGATTCATCATCACGGGGAACGAGCAATACCTCGCGCCGTACCTCGCTGCGACCGGAGCCACCGAGGCGCACCTCGAGGCCTTGAACGCATTGACCAGTGATAACTTCCGGCGCCGGCAGCTCCTCGACTCTCTGACGCCCCTGATCGCCGACAAGTTTCAGGAGCTTCGCGAAACAATACAGCTCCGGCGAGAGGGCAGCGCGGATGCCGCGATCCAGCGAATCCAGACGGGGCGGGGACTCCGCCTCATGCGGGAGATTCGCTCGACGGTGACTGTCATGAAAAGCCAGGATCGCGAGCTCCTCATCGCGCAGTCGCGACGCCACGCGGAACAGGCGCGGCAGATCTTTCTCGCGCTGGCGACGCTGACCCTGATCACGCTTCTGGTCCTCGGGGCCCTGATCGTCGAGACTCGGCGCCGAGCCCGCGAGATGCGATCGACACGGGATGCCCTGCAAACCCAGGTCGTCGAGCACGAGCAGACGAGGTCCCTTCTCGCCTCCCTGGTCCGCTCCTCCGAGGACGCAGTCATAGGAATCGGGCTCGACGGGCGCGTCATCAGCTGGAATCCGGCTGCCGAGCGGATGTTCGGCCCCGCCGAGCGGGACATGGCGGGCCGGCCGATCGACGCCTTTCTCGACGGGATCGGCGCGGACGTCGTCTCGGCGTTGGCCCGAGTACAGTCCGAGCGCAGGCCAGAGCAGCTCCAGGTCGATCATCGCGGTCCCGCCGGGCGGCGAGCCCGCCTCCTCCTCACCGTCTCCCCGATCCGTGAAATGGATCAGGCTGTCGTCGGCACCTCCATTGTCGGACACGACATCACCGCCCGCACCCAGATGGAGGCGGCACTCCGGCGAACCGAGGGCACCTCTCGCGCATTTTTCGAAGCCGCCTCCGAGAGCATCGTGGTCGCCGACGCGGGCGGCCACATCGTCCTGGTGAACGCCAAGACCGAGGAGATGTTCGGCTATGTGCGCCAGGAGCTCATCGGTCAGCCCATCGAGCTGCTGGTCCCCCATCGACACCGGGCAAGCCATGTCGCTCACCGGGAGGCCTACATGCGAGCCCCCCGCGCGCGCGCGATGGGGCGGGGTCTCGACCTCTCCGGCGTCAAGAAGAACGGCGTCGAGTTTCCGGTGGAGGTCAGCCTCAGCTACGTGACGATCGACGAGGGGACCCTTGCCATCGCCTTCGTGACCGATATCAGCGAGCGCCAGGCGTACCAGCGCGCCGCCCGACAGTCCGACAAGCTGGCCGCCCTCGGCACGCTCTCCGCCGGCGTCGCCCACGAGATCAACAACCCGATCGGCATCATCATCTCGCGGGTCGAGGTCATGATGCTGGAGGCGGCCGACGACGCCCTCGCGCCCGAGATGCGCAAGGACCTCGAGGTCATCCTCCGCCAAGCGCGGCGAGTCGCGACGATCACGCAAGGCTTGCTCTCGTTCGCGCGTCAGTCCACGGGCAGCCACGGGCCGGTCGCGCTGAATCAGGTCGTGGAAGACATCGTGCAGCTCGCTCAGAAGGACATGAGTCGATCGCGCGTGACGGTATCGACGGCGCTCAACGCGGATCTTCCCGCGATCATCGCTGATGCCAACGCGATCGGACAGGTACTTCTGAATCTACTCACCAACGCCCGCAACGCGATGCCGGACGGCGGCTCGATCACCATCGAGACGGCTCTCGTCCAAGAGGGGCGGTCCATCCGCGTGGCCGTACGAGATACCGGTTCCGGGATCCCCCCGGAGGTCCAGCCGAGGATCTTCGACCCATTCTTCACGACGAGAGCGGACGGTACCGGTCTCGGTCTGGCGATCAGTCACGGGATCATGGCGGACCATCGGGGCACCATCGAAGTGAGCTCCGAGCCGGGCAAGGGCACGCTGTTCACCCTGACGTTCCCGGTCGATGCGCCGGTCGGAAGCTAA
- a CDS encoding peroxiredoxin, with amino-acid sequence MTLRINSEAPNFTADTTQGKIDFHEWIGNGWAILFSHPKDFTPVCTTELGYMAGLKPEFDKRGTKIIGVSVDPVTDHEKWSKDIQEVQGHAVTYPLIGDPELKVAKAYDMLPENAGNTAQGRTPADNATVRSVFVIGPDKKVKAMLTYPMSTGRNFDEVLRLLDSCQLTAKHKVATPVNWKQGGDVIIVPAVSDEEAKKTYPSGWKSPKPYIRIVPQPK; translated from the coding sequence ATGACGTTGCGCATCAACAGCGAAGCCCCCAATTTCACTGCCGACACCACCCAGGGCAAGATCGACTTCCACGAGTGGATCGGCAATGGCTGGGCCATTCTCTTCTCGCATCCCAAGGACTTCACGCCGGTCTGCACCACCGAGCTCGGCTACATGGCGGGGCTCAAGCCCGAGTTTGACAAGCGCGGCACCAAGATCATCGGGGTCAGCGTGGATCCCGTGACCGATCACGAGAAGTGGTCCAAGGACATCCAGGAAGTCCAGGGTCACGCCGTCACCTATCCGCTGATCGGCGACCCGGAGCTGAAGGTTGCCAAGGCCTACGACATGCTGCCGGAGAATGCCGGCAACACCGCCCAGGGGCGCACGCCGGCCGACAACGCCACCGTGCGCTCGGTGTTCGTGATCGGCCCCGACAAGAAGGTCAAGGCCATGCTCACGTATCCCATGAGCACGGGGCGGAACTTCGATGAGGTGCTGCGCCTTCTCGACTCCTGCCAGCTCACCGCCAAGCACAAGGTGGCCACGCCGGTGAACTGGAAGCAGGGTGGGGATGTCATCATCGTCCCCGCGGTGTCGGACGAGGAGGCCAAGAAGACGTACCCCAGTGGGTGGAAGTCCCCCAAGCCGTACATCCGCATCGTGCCCCAGCCGAAGTAG
- a CDS encoding sigma-54 dependent transcriptional regulator codes for MTSARILIVDDEPDMLENCTRILTRLGYECQRAENGQAALGLFESQRPDLVLTDLKMPEMDGMALMARLHEADPALPVVMITGFASIESAVAAVREGAFDYLPKSFSVDQLRVAVERALRHRGLQVENRNLRQQLQQALGFENVVGRSPAMAQVFELVKKAARSEANILVLGESGTGKELIARAIHANSPRATGPFVPVDCASLPEQLLESELFGHEKGAFTGAVRTKTGLVEAAHRGTLFLDEIGDLPAPLQVKLLRVLQERQIRRVGGTGLVDVDVRVVSATNRNLTEAIAKGQFREELYYRINVIAIRLPALRERAGDIRLLAHAFLKRYGQGRVSGLDEAAAEALEGYRWPGNVRELQNVIERACALVDGPRITVKDLPDHVLHPATGRAGAEAKEVGGGVPADVAPGTDLTLKEAKDQWLQVLEVSYLRDLLARHDGNVSSAAKAAGIDRKTFHRLINKYDLRA; via the coding sequence ATGACATCGGCCCGCATCTTGATCGTCGACGACGAGCCGGACATGCTCGAGAACTGCACGCGCATCCTGACCCGACTCGGCTACGAGTGCCAGCGCGCCGAGAATGGTCAGGCCGCGCTTGGCCTCTTCGAGAGCCAGCGGCCCGACCTCGTGCTCACCGATCTGAAGATGCCGGAGATGGACGGCATGGCGCTCATGGCTCGTCTCCACGAGGCCGATCCCGCCCTGCCGGTCGTCATGATCACCGGATTTGCCTCTATCGAGTCCGCGGTGGCGGCGGTCCGGGAGGGCGCGTTCGACTACCTGCCGAAGAGCTTCTCGGTCGACCAGCTGCGGGTCGCGGTCGAACGCGCCCTCCGCCATCGTGGTCTTCAGGTGGAGAACCGGAACCTGCGGCAGCAGCTGCAACAGGCGCTGGGATTCGAGAACGTGGTGGGAAGAAGCCCGGCGATGGCCCAGGTGTTCGAGCTGGTCAAGAAGGCGGCTCGCTCCGAAGCCAACATCCTGGTGCTCGGCGAGTCGGGAACCGGCAAAGAGCTGATCGCGCGGGCCATCCACGCGAACAGCCCGCGGGCCACGGGACCATTCGTGCCGGTGGACTGTGCCTCCCTGCCCGAACAGCTGCTGGAGTCCGAGCTATTCGGCCACGAGAAGGGCGCCTTCACCGGCGCGGTGCGCACCAAGACCGGACTGGTGGAGGCCGCGCATCGGGGCACCCTCTTCCTCGACGAGATCGGCGATTTGCCGGCCCCGCTGCAGGTCAAGCTGCTCCGCGTGCTCCAGGAGCGGCAGATCCGGCGGGTCGGGGGAACCGGGCTGGTGGACGTGGACGTCCGTGTCGTATCGGCGACGAACCGCAACCTGACCGAGGCGATCGCCAAGGGGCAGTTCCGGGAGGAGCTCTATTATCGTATCAACGTCATCGCGATCCGACTCCCGGCGCTCCGTGAGCGGGCGGGTGACATCCGACTCCTCGCGCATGCCTTTCTCAAGCGCTACGGACAAGGCCGAGTCAGCGGGCTCGACGAGGCGGCGGCCGAAGCCCTCGAAGGCTACCGCTGGCCCGGTAACGTACGGGAGCTCCAGAACGTCATCGAGCGCGCCTGCGCGCTGGTCGATGGACCGCGGATCACGGTGAAGGACCTGCCGGACCACGTCCTCCACCCGGCCACGGGTCGAGCCGGCGCCGAAGCGAAGGAAGTCGGCGGTGGCGTGCCCGCAGACGTCGCTCCCGGGACCGATCTGACGCTCAAAGAGGCGAAGGATCAATGGCTGCAGGTGCTCGAGGTCTCATACCTTCGCGATCTGCTCGCCCGCCACGACGGCAACGTGTCCTCCGCGGCGAAGGCCGCGGGCATCGACCGCAAGACCTTTCATCGACTGATCAACAAGTACGACCTCCGCGCCTGA
- a CDS encoding universal stress protein: MRRIRTIVHPTDFSRASTAAFKRAVEMAKDNRAQLLLVHVLAPVVATMMPDGYIPPKLYEDMEAAARATAQKHLRKLVDQAKRSGVRVRTLLLDGAAHERIVQAARSRKADVVVIGTHGRTGFARFFLGSVASRVLAIAPCPVLTVRGKK; encoded by the coding sequence ATGAGGCGGATCCGCACCATCGTGCATCCCACCGACTTCTCGCGAGCCTCGACCGCTGCGTTCAAGCGCGCGGTGGAAATGGCGAAGGACAACCGCGCCCAGCTCCTTCTCGTGCACGTCCTCGCTCCTGTCGTAGCCACGATGATGCCCGACGGCTACATACCGCCAAAGCTGTACGAGGATATGGAAGCCGCGGCCCGTGCCACCGCGCAGAAGCACCTGCGGAAGCTCGTAGATCAGGCCAAGCGCTCCGGAGTCCGGGTCAGGACGCTTCTGCTCGACGGCGCCGCTCACGAGCGCATCGTGCAGGCCGCGCGCTCCCGGAAGGCCGATGTGGTCGTGATCGGCACGCACGGGCGGACCGGCTTCGCCCGGTTCTTCCTGGGTAGCGTGGCGAGCAGAGTCCTCGCCATTGCTCCCTGTCCGGTTCTCACGGTGCGAGGGAAGAAGTAG
- a CDS encoding universal stress protein, with protein sequence MKTNRILVPLDGSELAEAALADAFDLAARDGAVVMLMRAAEARMLPGSDPILAEVEAVADAEKYLAGLKAKLDGRGFRNVETHVWYGSPAASIIEAVGYYKADLIVMSTHGRSGIGRLIFGSVAESVLRGSATPIFLRRPSEARVELPTATMPPKEVLR encoded by the coding sequence ATGAAAACCAACAGGATCCTGGTTCCGCTGGACGGCTCGGAGCTGGCGGAGGCGGCGCTGGCCGACGCCTTCGACCTCGCCGCCCGCGATGGAGCCGTCGTCATGCTGATGCGCGCCGCCGAGGCCCGCATGCTGCCCGGAAGCGATCCGATCCTGGCTGAGGTCGAGGCCGTCGCCGACGCCGAGAAGTACCTGGCGGGCCTCAAGGCGAAGCTCGACGGGCGCGGGTTCCGCAACGTCGAGACCCACGTCTGGTACGGGTCGCCCGCGGCCTCCATTATCGAAGCGGTCGGCTACTACAAGGCGGACCTGATCGTCATGAGCACGCACGGCCGCAGTGGCATCGGCCGCCTCATCTTCGGCAGCGTGGCCGAGTCCGTCTTGCGCGGCAGTGCGACCCCCATCTTCCTGCGGCGTCCGTCCGAAGCGCGCGTCGAGCTGCCCACGGCCACCATGCCGCCCAAGGAGGTGCTGCGATGA